A stretch of Castanea sativa cultivar Marrone di Chiusa Pesio chromosome 2, ASM4071231v1 DNA encodes these proteins:
- the LOC142626263 gene encoding protein RTE1-HOMOLOG: protein MEESADPENQLMIEGNVPKTMQIDPRRARFPYCIVWTPLPIISWLIPFIGHIGICREDGVILDFAGPNFVCVDNFAFGSVTRYLQISKEKCCISPYPSVYNSEDGYIPDEPGREVSTWDDALRKSTQEFQHRSYNLLTCNCHSFVANNLNRLGLQSGGWNVVNLAALIFLKGRWVSTGSMVRSVLPFFIAFALGLAFGGLTFLTYWAFFTCFLVGWFLLGTYCFKDLIQL from the exons ATGGAAGAAAGTGCAGACCCTGAGAACCAGCTGATGATTGAAGGAAATGTTCCAAAAACTATGCAAATTGATCCAAGAAGAGCTAGGTTCCCATACTGCATTGTGTGGACACCCCTTCCTATTATTTCATGGCTGATTCCTTTCATTGGTCACATTGGCATATGCAGAGAGGATGGAGTGATCTTGGACTTTGCAGGGCCCAATTTTGTGTGCGTGGACAATTTTGCATTTGGATCGGTAACCCGCTACCTTCAAATTAGCAAAGAAAAG TGTTGCATTTCTCCCTATCCTTCAGTATACAATAGTGAGGATGGATACATTCCGGATGAACCTGGACGAGAAGTATCGACATGGGATGATGCACTACGAAAGAGCACTCAGGAATTCCAACACCGATCTTACAACCTCTTAACTTGCAATTGCCACTCTTTTGTAGCAAACAACCTAAACAGGTTGGGCCTTCAATCAGGTGGGTGGAATGTGGTGAACCTTGCTGCTCTCATATTCCTCAAGGGTCGTTGGGTGAGCACAGGATCCATGGTGCGATCTGTCTTGCCATTCTTTATAGCATTTGCTCTTGGACTCGCATTTGGGGGTTTGACATTCCTAACTTACTGGGCCTTTTTCACGTGCTTTCTTGTTGGTTGGTTTCTTCTGGGTACTTACTGTTTTAAAGATTTGATCCAGTTGTAG